The following are encoded together in the Candidatus Thermoplasmatota archaeon genome:
- a CDS encoding protease complex subunit PrcB family protein, whose product MRAVAIVALLLALPLAGCLEIDPSPAATDAGDPVPFTILAEGPQSGHRDRVVTMIDTPDAWEAFWAKHDTTGAAPRPEVDFSRVHVSVVVLGEKPNGCHAVTITAVTRDDETARDVVRYTEAKPGPDAFCTQAIVSPYSFAAFERKHPVAFRGETSTVGEPPADEPSFRVLDQGSQSGFPDSTKRVLDDEAAWAQFWAMHAPRRERPAVDFSKERVAVVVLGERSNACYGASIEGVETDPDTGATVVRYVEHRPPAGRACAEVITNPFAIVAFTPATGGVTFEGRVATG is encoded by the coding sequence ATGCGCGCCGTCGCGATCGTCGCCCTGCTGCTCGCCCTCCCGCTCGCCGGCTGCCTGGAAATCGACCCCTCGCCCGCCGCGACGGACGCGGGCGACCCGGTGCCGTTCACGATCCTCGCCGAGGGTCCGCAGTCGGGCCACCGCGATCGGGTCGTGACGATGATCGACACGCCCGACGCGTGGGAGGCGTTCTGGGCGAAGCACGACACGACGGGCGCCGCGCCGCGGCCGGAGGTCGATTTCTCGCGCGTGCACGTCTCCGTCGTGGTGCTCGGCGAGAAGCCGAACGGCTGCCACGCGGTCACGATCACGGCCGTGACGCGCGACGACGAAACGGCGCGCGACGTGGTGCGCTACACCGAGGCGAAACCGGGCCCGGACGCCTTCTGCACGCAGGCGATCGTGTCGCCCTACAGCTTCGCGGCCTTCGAGCGCAAGCATCCCGTCGCTTTCCGCGGCGAGACCTCGACCGTGGGCGAACCCCCCGCGGACGAGCCGTCGTTCAGGGTCCTCGACCAGGGGTCGCAATCCGGCTTCCCCGACTCCACGAAGCGCGTCCTCGACGACGAGGCCGCGTGGGCCCAGTTCTGGGCGATGCACGCGCCGCGCCGAGAGCGCCCCGCGGTCGACTTCTCGAAGGAGCGCGTGGCGGTCGTCGTCCTCGGCGAACGCTCGAACGCCTGCTACGGCGCGAGCATCGAGGGCGTCGAGACGGACCCCGACACGGGCGCGACGGTCGTGCGCTACGTCGAGCACCGGCCGCCCGCGGGCCGCGCGTGCGCCGAGGTGATCACGAACCCGTTCGCGATCGTGGCGTTCACGCCGGCGACGGGCGGGGTGACGTTCGAGGGGCGCGTCGCGACGGGGTGA
- a CDS encoding right-handed parallel beta-helix repeat-containing protein, which yields PGPGPYTVRGPILITSNAMFTAANGVRSGSGTCADPFVISGWHIAPGNGQTAIEIRATTLAYRIEGNLVDASASTGSGIRLVENRGCGLVHNNYVYHRATGITVQNEDPQLVANTIVGTAKPTPAGTGVSLVASNARLERNLLYNLDTGARAYLASPAFFENGVHTVANGFVLDHVDRATLDGDFFSLVTKVAVTLDAPAQVVARNLVVEKAETGIQQIGGSLTLHASRLFDANTGVLGSNGVLDARANLLEAGITGFDLTNHNVKLVANDLHDHERTAVVLKGATGGIVDANTIRRNAGGIDLQTTTIVTLANNQLTDNAWGLSIPYAARQNIPFLSGNWVNGVNVDGTIVPADRVYWFRAANVTVASQVRDSGFNAGYYGSLTLDGGIVFYEVDTARVLASTFRGHVIGVRAVNTFNLVVEGSHLVNNRVGVRVEQVTVPHLVPLSVASVKNSTLDWDIDPSFTYGVHVSGDTYMAVTGSTFSNWDTAIWYEKPVIGEIARNNVHTNRVGLRLDGAPTQKPWDVVARDNTIHHNVDGVYANAFHGTLRGNAIDDHHRAGVRLVAAAPIVRDNTLAGNAFGLLDALPCANMNQACSHGAYLNNTVEDSAHVGVWINGTVTFNDNRILRSGANGLLLSRDTTLLRNTVSQNGATGAILTGTFNLRGNTFEGNAGDGLRLYGSMASRQDRFVGNLDAGIRFRGVLLDMLEDEVSFNFDGIHVDRVLPAIALPSLTIPSITQPGAPLVGVQSDPVYVHLTDFVGNTRNAIRAPIEVEVNATYNYWGRAEGPRVNVLDQVGAFGNSVTLVTRFVPWYTDAAHTTTGPVDGL from the coding sequence GTCATCTCCGGCTGGCACATCGCGCCCGGAAACGGCCAGACCGCGATCGAGATCCGCGCGACGACGCTCGCGTACCGCATCGAGGGCAACCTCGTCGACGCCTCGGCCTCCACGGGTTCCGGCATCCGGCTCGTCGAGAACCGCGGCTGCGGGCTCGTGCACAACAACTACGTCTACCACCGCGCGACCGGCATCACCGTCCAGAACGAGGACCCGCAGCTCGTCGCGAACACCATCGTCGGCACGGCGAAGCCGACGCCCGCCGGCACGGGCGTCTCGCTCGTCGCGTCGAACGCGCGCCTCGAGCGCAACCTCCTCTACAACCTCGACACGGGCGCGCGCGCTTACCTCGCCTCGCCCGCCTTCTTCGAGAACGGCGTCCACACCGTCGCGAACGGCTTCGTCCTCGACCACGTGGACCGCGCGACGCTCGACGGCGACTTCTTCTCCCTCGTCACGAAGGTCGCCGTCACGCTCGACGCTCCCGCGCAGGTCGTCGCGCGCAACCTCGTCGTGGAGAAGGCCGAAACCGGCATCCAGCAGATCGGCGGGTCGCTCACGCTCCACGCCTCGCGACTCTTCGACGCGAACACCGGCGTCCTCGGTTCGAACGGCGTGCTCGACGCGCGCGCGAACCTCCTCGAAGCCGGCATCACGGGCTTCGACCTCACGAACCACAACGTGAAGCTCGTCGCGAACGACCTCCACGACCACGAGCGCACGGCCGTCGTCCTCAAGGGCGCGACCGGCGGCATCGTCGACGCGAACACGATCCGCAGGAACGCGGGCGGCATCGACCTCCAGACGACCACCATCGTGACGCTCGCGAACAACCAGCTCACGGACAACGCATGGGGTCTCTCGATCCCGTACGCCGCGCGGCAGAACATCCCGTTCCTCTCGGGCAATTGGGTGAACGGCGTGAACGTCGATGGCACGATCGTTCCCGCGGACCGCGTCTATTGGTTCCGCGCCGCGAACGTCACGGTCGCGAGCCAGGTGCGCGACTCCGGCTTCAACGCGGGCTACTACGGCTCGCTCACGCTCGACGGCGGCATCGTCTTCTACGAGGTCGACACCGCGCGCGTGCTCGCGAGCACCTTCCGCGGCCACGTGATCGGCGTGCGCGCGGTCAACACGTTCAACCTCGTCGTCGAGGGAAGCCACCTCGTGAACAACCGCGTCGGCGTCCGCGTCGAGCAGGTGACCGTGCCGCACCTTGTGCCGCTCAGCGTCGCGAGCGTCAAGAACTCGACGCTCGACTGGGACATCGACCCCTCGTTCACGTACGGCGTGCACGTTTCCGGCGACACGTACATGGCCGTCACGGGCTCGACCTTCTCGAACTGGGACACCGCCATCTGGTACGAGAAGCCGGTCATCGGCGAGATCGCGCGGAACAACGTCCACACGAACCGCGTGGGCCTGCGCCTCGACGGCGCGCCGACCCAGAAGCCCTGGGATGTCGTCGCGCGCGACAACACGATCCACCACAACGTGGACGGCGTGTACGCGAACGCCTTCCACGGAACGCTTCGCGGAAACGCGATCGACGACCACCACCGCGCGGGCGTGCGCCTCGTCGCCGCCGCGCCCATCGTGCGCGACAACACGCTCGCGGGCAACGCGTTCGGCCTCCTCGACGCGCTCCCGTGCGCGAACATGAACCAGGCGTGCTCGCACGGCGCCTACCTCAACAACACCGTCGAGGATTCCGCGCACGTCGGCGTGTGGATCAACGGCACCGTGACGTTCAACGACAACCGCATCCTGCGGTCGGGCGCGAACGGCCTCCTCCTCTCGCGCGACACGACGCTCCTCCGGAACACCGTCTCGCAGAACGGCGCGACGGGCGCGATCCTCACGGGCACGTTCAACCTCCGCGGCAACACGTTTGAAGGCAACGCGGGCGACGGCTTGCGCCTTTACGGCAGCATGGCGTCGCGCCAGGACCGCTTCGTCGGCAACCTCGACGCGGGCATCCGCTTCCGCGGCGTCCTCCTCGACATGCTGGAGGACGAGGTCTCGTTCAACTTCGACGGCATCCACGTGGACCGCGTGCTCCCGGCCATCGCGCTCCCGAGCCTCACGATCCCGTCGATCACGCAGCCGGGCGCGCCCCTCGTGGGCGTCCAGAGCGACCCCGTGTACGTGCACCTCACCGACTTCGTCGGCAACACGCGCAACGCGATCCGCGCCCCGATCGAGGTCGAGGTGAACGCGACGTACAACTACTGGGGCCGCGCGGAGGGCCCGCGCGTGAACGTGCTCGACCAGGTCGGCGCGTTCGGCAACTCGGTCACGCTCGTGACGCGGTTCGTGCCGTGGTACACGGATGCCGCGCACACGACGACGGGGCCGGTGGACGGCCTCTGA